The following coding sequences are from one Streptomyces sp. V3I7 window:
- the purQ gene encoding phosphoribosylformylglycinamidine synthase subunit PurQ, with protein sequence MTARIGVVTFPGSLDDRDTQRAIRLAGAEPVALWHKDKDLKQVDAVVLPGGFSYGDYLRAGAISRFSPVMETVIEQAKAGLPVLGICNGFQVLTEAHLLPGGMLGNNHLHFICRDQKMRVENAETAWTGDYRQGQEIHIPLKNMDGRYVADAYTLDKLEAEGRVVFRYLDFNPNGSLNDIAGITNEAGNVVGLMPHPEHAVEPLIGTGRTDGLPFFTSILKKLVNA encoded by the coding sequence GTGACCGCTCGTATTGGCGTCGTCACCTTTCCCGGAAGCCTCGACGACCGGGACACACAGCGCGCGATCCGCCTCGCGGGCGCCGAACCGGTTGCCCTGTGGCACAAGGACAAGGACCTCAAGCAGGTCGACGCCGTGGTGCTGCCCGGTGGTTTCTCATACGGCGACTATCTGCGCGCCGGGGCCATCTCCCGCTTCTCGCCGGTGATGGAGACCGTCATCGAGCAGGCGAAGGCCGGGCTTCCGGTCCTCGGTATCTGCAACGGCTTCCAGGTCCTCACCGAGGCTCACCTCCTCCCGGGCGGGATGCTCGGCAACAACCACCTCCACTTCATCTGCCGCGACCAGAAGATGCGGGTGGAGAACGCGGAGACGGCCTGGACCGGCGACTACCGCCAGGGCCAGGAGATCCACATCCCGCTGAAGAACATGGACGGCCGGTACGTCGCCGACGCGTACACGCTGGACAAGCTGGAGGCGGAGGGCCGGGTCGTCTTCCGCTATCTGGACTTCAACCCCAACGGCTCGCTCAACGACATCGCCGGCATCACCAACGAGGCCGGGAACGTCGTCGGCCTCATGCCGCACCCCGAGCACGCCGTCGAGCCGCTGATCGGTACGGGCCGCACCGACGGCCTCCCCTTCTTCACCTCGATCCTCAAGAAGCTGGTCAACGCATGA
- the purS gene encoding phosphoribosylformylglycinamidine synthase subunit PurS, protein MARVVVDVMLKPEILDPQGQAVQRALPRLGFEGISDVRQGKRFELEVDGPVDEAALARIRELAESFLANTVIEDFTVKVEEVAEAAK, encoded by the coding sequence GTGGCACGCGTCGTAGTCGACGTCATGCTCAAGCCGGAGATCCTCGACCCCCAGGGCCAGGCGGTCCAGCGTGCGCTGCCGCGTCTGGGTTTCGAAGGGATCTCGGACGTCCGTCAGGGAAAGCGATTCGAACTGGAAGTTGACGGGCCGGTCGACGAGGCCGCGCTCGCTCGCATCCGTGAACTCGCGGAATCCTTCCTCGCCAACACCGTGATCGAGGACTTCACCGTCAAGGTGGAGGAAGTCGCGGAGGCGGCGAAGTGA
- a CDS encoding Lsr2 family protein — protein MAQKVVVTLFDDIDGSEAAETIAFGLDGKSYEIDLNPANAEKLRKALEPYVSAGRKRAKSGRAYRQTEVAPDPAAVRAWAQSNKMEVPARGRIPKKVYEAFSAAQ, from the coding sequence GTGGCGCAGAAGGTCGTGGTCACGCTCTTTGACGACATCGACGGCTCGGAAGCGGCGGAAACGATCGCCTTCGGGCTGGACGGCAAGTCGTACGAGATCGACCTGAATCCTGCCAATGCCGAGAAACTGCGTAAGGCCCTCGAGCCGTATGTCTCGGCCGGCCGCAAGCGGGCGAAGTCGGGGCGGGCCTACCGGCAGACGGAGGTCGCCCCCGACCCCGCTGCCGTCCGCGCCTGGGCGCAGTCGAACAAGATGGAGGTCCCGGCCCGCGGCCGCATCCCCAAGAAGGTCTACGAGGCGTTCAGCGCCGCGCAGTGA
- a CDS encoding phosphoribosylaminoimidazolesuccinocarboxamide synthase, with protein sequence MSGFVEKPEPIQVPGLVHLHTGKVRDLYQNEAGDLVMVASDRMSAYDWVLPTEIPDKGRVLTQLSLWWFDQLRDLAPNHVIGTELPEGAPADWAGRTLVCKSLRMVPVECVARGYLTGSGLAEYEQSRTVCGLALPEGLADGSELPGPIFTPATKAEVGEHDENVSYEEVARQVGAETAAQLRQATLAVYGRARDIARDRGIILADTKFEFGFDGDTLVLADEVLTPDSSRFWPADQWQPGRAQASYDKQFVRDWLTSAESGWDRRSEQPPPALPQHVVDATRAKYVEAYERLTGMAWS encoded by the coding sequence GTGTCCGGATTTGTAGAAAAGCCCGAGCCGATCCAGGTTCCGGGCCTGGTGCACCTGCACACCGGCAAGGTGCGCGACCTGTACCAGAACGAGGCCGGTGACCTCGTGATGGTCGCCAGCGACCGCATGTCGGCCTATGACTGGGTGCTGCCGACCGAGATCCCGGACAAGGGCCGCGTCCTCACCCAGCTCTCCCTTTGGTGGTTCGACCAGCTGCGCGATCTGGCCCCCAACCATGTGATCGGCACCGAACTCCCCGAGGGCGCCCCGGCCGACTGGGCGGGCCGCACCCTGGTCTGCAAGTCCCTGCGGATGGTCCCGGTCGAGTGCGTGGCCCGCGGCTACCTCACCGGCTCGGGCCTCGCCGAGTACGAGCAGTCCCGTACGGTCTGCGGCCTCGCGCTCCCCGAGGGCCTCGCCGACGGCTCCGAGCTGCCCGGCCCGATCTTCACCCCGGCGACCAAGGCCGAGGTCGGCGAGCACGACGAGAACGTGTCGTACGAGGAGGTCGCCCGCCAGGTCGGCGCGGAGACCGCCGCCCAGCTGCGCCAGGCCACCCTCGCCGTCTACGGCCGCGCCCGGGACATCGCCCGGGACCGCGGGATCATCCTGGCGGACACCAAGTTCGAGTTCGGCTTCGACGGAGACACCCTCGTCCTCGCCGACGAGGTCCTCACCCCGGACTCCTCCCGCTTCTGGCCGGCCGACCAGTGGCAGCCGGGCCGCGCGCAGGCGTCGTACGACAAGCAGTTCGTGCGGGACTGGCTGACCTCGGCCGAGTCCGGCTGGGACCGTCGCAGCGAGCAGCCCCCGCCGGCGCTGCCGCAGCACGTGGTGGACGCGACCCGGGCGAAGTACGTCGAGGCGTACGAGCGCCTGACCGGCATGGCCTGGTCGTAG
- a CDS encoding N,N-dimethylformamidase beta subunit family domain-containing protein: protein MGSEQQIRRWESGALAHAVTDPFGQGPVPWLRGSETYFDDTGHVVPWYMEATLPGHTREAPRIPAPRASCGPRSADDVHRQIKGFTSTGAVAPGEAVDFHITVDPPQQFSVDVYRIGHYGGDGAAKITTSPRLSGIVQPPPLAADRTVSCHHWWLSWRLQIPSFWSIGAYVAVLTTADGYRSHVPFTIRDNHPADLLLLLPDITWQAYNLYPEDGRTGASLYHAWDERGRLLGEADAATTVSFDRPYAGAGLPLHVGHAYDFIRWAERYGYDLAYADARDLHAGRVDPTRYRGLVFPGHDEYWSAPMRRTVELARDSGTSLVFLSSNTMYWQVELSPAPSGVPDRLLTCRKRRGPGRPALWREIDRPEQQLVGIQYQGRVPEPWPLIVRNADHWLWEATGAGEGDELAGMVAGEADRYFPRTALPEHEERILLAHSPYTDSEGVLRHQETSLYRSPSGALVFAAGTFAWSPALDRPGHVDSRIQRATANLLDRICKRD from the coding sequence ATGGGATCCGAGCAGCAGATCCGCCGCTGGGAGTCGGGAGCACTCGCGCACGCCGTCACGGACCCCTTCGGCCAGGGACCGGTCCCCTGGCTGCGCGGAAGCGAGACGTACTTCGACGACACCGGCCATGTCGTGCCCTGGTACATGGAGGCCACTTTGCCCGGGCACACCCGGGAGGCCCCCCGCATCCCGGCGCCCCGCGCCTCCTGCGGCCCCCGGTCCGCCGACGACGTCCACCGCCAGATCAAGGGCTTCACCTCGACCGGTGCCGTCGCGCCCGGTGAGGCCGTCGACTTCCACATCACCGTCGACCCGCCCCAGCAGTTCAGCGTGGACGTCTACCGGATCGGCCACTACGGCGGGGACGGCGCCGCCAAGATCACCACCAGCCCGCGGCTGTCCGGCATCGTGCAACCCCCGCCGCTGGCCGCCGACCGCACGGTCTCCTGCCACCACTGGTGGCTGTCCTGGCGGCTCCAGATCCCGTCGTTCTGGAGCATCGGCGCGTACGTCGCCGTGCTGACCACCGCCGACGGCTACCGCTCCCACGTGCCGTTCACGATCCGCGACAACCACCCGGCCGACCTGCTCCTGCTGCTGCCCGACATCACGTGGCAGGCCTACAACCTCTACCCGGAGGACGGCCGCACCGGCGCCAGCCTCTACCACGCGTGGGACGAACGGGGCCGGCTGCTGGGCGAGGCCGACGCCGCGACGACGGTCTCCTTCGACCGCCCCTACGCGGGCGCCGGCCTGCCCCTGCACGTCGGCCACGCCTACGACTTCATCCGCTGGGCCGAGCGCTACGGCTACGACCTCGCCTACGCCGACGCCCGCGACCTGCACGCCGGCCGCGTCGACCCCACCCGCTACCGCGGCCTGGTCTTCCCCGGCCACGACGAGTACTGGTCGGCGCCGATGCGCCGCACCGTGGAGCTCGCCCGCGACAGCGGCACCTCGCTGGTCTTCCTCTCCTCCAACACCATGTACTGGCAAGTGGAGTTGAGCCCGGCCCCGTCCGGCGTCCCGGACCGACTGCTCACCTGCCGCAAGCGCAGGGGGCCCGGCCGGCCCGCGCTCTGGCGGGAGATCGACCGGCCCGAGCAGCAGCTGGTCGGCATCCAGTACCAGGGGCGCGTCCCCGAACCCTGGCCGCTGATCGTGCGCAACGCGGACCACTGGCTGTGGGAGGCGACCGGCGCGGGCGAGGGCGACGAGCTGGCGGGCATGGTGGCGGGCGAAGCCGACCGCTACTTCCCGCGCACCGCGCTCCCCGAGCACGAGGAGCGCATCCTGCTCGCCCACTCCCCCTACACCGACAGCGAGGGCGTCCTGCGCCACCAGGAGACGTCGCTGTACCGGTCCCCGTCCGGCGCCCTGGTCTTCGCGGCGGGTACGTTCGCCTGGTCGCCGGCCCTGGACCGGCCCGGCCACGTGGACAGCCGTATCCAGCGGGCGACCGCCAACCTCCTGGACCGCATCTGCAAGCGCGACTGA
- the purD gene encoding phosphoribosylamine--glycine ligase: protein MKVLVIGSGAREHALCRSLSHDPDVTALYCAPGNAGIAEVAELHQVDALDGAAVTALALELGADLVVVGPEAPLVAGVADAVREAGIPVFGPSQEAAQLEGSKAFAKDVMAVAEVPTARSYVCTTAEEVATALDAFGAPYVVKDDGLAAGKGVVVTDDVEAAKAHAAACDRVVIEEFLDGPEVSLFAITDGTTVVPLQPAQDFKRALDGDEGPNTGGMGAYSPLPWADPELVDEVVRTVLQPTVDEMRRRGTSFSGLLYAGLAITSRGVRVIEFNARFGDPETQVVLARLKTPLGGVLHAAATGTLADLEPLRWSDDAAVTVVVASHNYPATPRTGDPITGLDEVAAKDAPHAYVLHAGTRRDGDEVVSAGGRVLSVTATGADLAEARERAYGALGRIGLDGSQHRTDIAAKAAAGV, encoded by the coding sequence GTGAAGGTCCTCGTCATCGGTAGCGGCGCCCGCGAACACGCCCTGTGCCGCTCCCTGTCCCACGATCCCGACGTCACCGCGCTGTACTGCGCCCCCGGCAACGCCGGCATCGCCGAGGTCGCCGAGCTGCACCAGGTCGACGCCCTGGACGGCGCGGCGGTCACCGCGCTGGCCCTGGAGCTCGGCGCCGACCTCGTCGTCGTCGGCCCGGAGGCCCCCCTGGTCGCCGGGGTCGCCGACGCCGTGCGCGAGGCGGGCATCCCGGTCTTCGGCCCCTCCCAGGAGGCCGCGCAGCTCGAAGGGTCCAAAGCCTTCGCCAAGGACGTGATGGCGGTGGCCGAGGTGCCCACCGCCCGCTCGTACGTCTGCACGACCGCCGAGGAGGTCGCCACGGCCCTCGACGCCTTCGGCGCCCCGTACGTCGTCAAGGACGACGGCCTCGCCGCCGGCAAGGGCGTCGTGGTCACCGATGACGTCGAGGCCGCCAAGGCGCACGCCGCCGCCTGCGACCGTGTGGTCATCGAGGAGTTCCTCGACGGCCCCGAGGTCTCCCTCTTCGCGATCACCGACGGCACGACCGTCGTCCCGCTCCAGCCCGCCCAGGACTTCAAGCGCGCGCTCGACGGCGACGAGGGCCCCAACACCGGCGGCATGGGCGCGTACTCCCCGCTGCCCTGGGCCGACCCGGAGCTGGTGGACGAGGTCGTGCGGACCGTTCTCCAGCCGACCGTCGACGAGATGCGCCGCCGCGGCACCTCCTTCTCCGGGCTGCTCTACGCGGGCCTCGCGATCACCTCGCGCGGTGTGCGGGTCATCGAGTTCAACGCCCGCTTCGGCGACCCCGAGACCCAGGTGGTCCTGGCCCGGCTGAAGACCCCGCTCGGTGGCGTCCTGCACGCCGCAGCCACCGGCACCCTCGCCGACCTGGAGCCGCTGCGCTGGAGCGACGACGCCGCGGTCACCGTGGTCGTCGCCTCGCACAACTACCCCGCCACCCCGCGCACCGGCGACCCGATCACCGGCCTCGACGAGGTGGCCGCCAAGGACGCCCCGCACGCGTACGTCCTGCACGCCGGGACCAGGCGCGACGGCGACGAGGTCGTCAGCGCGGGCGGCCGTGTGCTGTCCGTCACCGCGACCGGGGCCGACCTGGCCGAGGCCCGCGAGCGCGCGTACGGCGCCCTCGGCCGCATCGGGCTCGACGGCTCCCAGCACCGTACGGACATCGCGGCGAAGGCGGCCGCCGGCGTGTGA
- a CDS encoding DNA polymerase III subunit gamma and tau: MSSLALYRRYRPETFAEVIGQEHVTDPLQQALRNNRVNHAYLFSGPRGCGKTTSARILARCLNCEQGPTPTPCGECQSCQDLARNGPGSIDVIEIDAASHGGVDDARELREKAFFGPAGSRYKIYIIDEAHMVTSAGFNALLKVVEEPPEHLKFIFATTEPEKVIGTIRSRTHHYPFRLVPPGTLRDYLGEVCAKEDIPVDDGVLPLVVRAGAGSVRDSMSVMDQLLAGAGADGVTYTMATSLLGYTEGSLLDSVVEAFATGDGAAAFEVVDRVIEGGNDPRRFVADLLERLRDLVILAAVPDAAQKGLIDAPADVLERMQAQAGIFGAAELSRAADLVNAGLTEMRGANSPRLQLELICARVMLPAAYGDERSVMARLDRLERGVNFSGGGTAPAAGYVPGPEAHPGAGLPGGAPVAPVAPVPPGGGPAAARAAVRGSAAPGAAPTPAPTATPSPAPSPAPAADSGAAAPGGEQAPPAAPPAPAAPTPPAPAAPQAPAPGAWPTAASAGGGRRPGGWPTAAAAGSGQQPSAAPPQAPAPASTPASAPTPAASAPAAAPPPGSLDPRMLWPNILESVKNRRRFTWILLSQNAQVTGFDGTTLQIGFVNAGARDNFTSSGSEDVLRQALAEQFNVQWKIDAVVDPSGGSAPAPSGGSSGFGGGGHGGGTAQHGGGGAGGYGASAPAPAPSPAPSSSASSAPQSRPSARSAAPAPQPAPAPERPPVSIEDDIPADDDPDLDESALSGHDLIVRELGATVLDEFSNE, encoded by the coding sequence GTGTCGTCTCTCGCGCTGTACCGCCGCTATCGCCCGGAGACCTTTGCGGAGGTCATCGGGCAGGAGCATGTGACCGACCCGCTGCAGCAGGCGCTGCGGAACAACCGGGTCAATCACGCGTACCTGTTCAGTGGTCCGCGCGGCTGCGGAAAGACGACCAGCGCGCGCATCCTGGCCCGCTGCCTGAACTGTGAGCAGGGTCCCACGCCCACGCCCTGCGGCGAGTGCCAGTCGTGCCAGGACCTGGCACGGAACGGCCCCGGCTCCATCGACGTCATCGAGATCGACGCCGCCTCGCACGGTGGTGTGGACGACGCGCGCGAGCTGCGCGAGAAGGCATTCTTCGGCCCCGCGGGCAGCCGCTACAAGATCTACATCATCGACGAGGCCCACATGGTCACGTCGGCGGGCTTCAACGCGCTGCTCAAGGTGGTCGAGGAGCCGCCGGAGCACCTGAAGTTCATCTTCGCCACCACTGAGCCCGAGAAGGTCATCGGGACGATCCGGTCGCGGACCCACCACTACCCCTTCCGGCTCGTGCCGCCGGGGACCCTGCGCGACTACCTCGGCGAGGTCTGCGCGAAGGAGGACATCCCCGTCGACGACGGCGTGCTGCCGCTCGTCGTGCGTGCCGGTGCCGGTTCCGTGCGTGACTCCATGTCCGTCATGGACCAGCTGCTCGCCGGCGCCGGGGCGGACGGTGTGACGTACACCATGGCCACGTCCCTGCTCGGCTACACCGAGGGCTCGCTCCTCGACTCCGTCGTCGAGGCCTTCGCCACCGGTGACGGCGCCGCCGCCTTCGAGGTCGTGGACCGCGTGATCGAGGGCGGCAACGACCCCCGCCGCTTCGTCGCCGACCTGCTGGAGCGGCTGCGGGACCTGGTGATCCTCGCCGCGGTGCCGGACGCCGCCCAGAAGGGGCTCATCGACGCACCCGCCGACGTCCTGGAGCGCATGCAGGCCCAGGCCGGCATCTTCGGCGCCGCCGAACTCAGCCGTGCCGCCGACCTCGTCAACGCGGGTCTGACCGAGATGCGCGGTGCCAACTCGCCCCGACTCCAGCTCGAACTCATCTGCGCGCGCGTGATGCTGCCCGCCGCCTACGGCGACGAGCGCTCGGTGATGGCCCGCCTCGACCGTCTGGAGCGCGGCGTCAACTTCTCGGGCGGCGGTACGGCGCCTGCCGCCGGGTACGTGCCCGGTCCCGAAGCGCACCCGGGCGCCGGTCTGCCCGGCGGCGCGCCGGTCGCGCCGGTCGCCCCGGTTCCGCCCGGTGGCGGCCCTGCTGCGGCCCGGGCGGCCGTGCGCGGGTCGGCGGCGCCTGGTGCTGCCCCGACCCCGGCCCCCACCGCGACCCCTTCACCGGCTCCTTCACCGGCTCCGGCTGCCGACTCCGGGGCGGCGGCTCCCGGCGGTGAACAGGCGCCCCCCGCGGCTCCGCCCGCCCCCGCCGCCCCGACCCCTCCGGCCCCGGCCGCTCCGCAGGCTCCCGCTCCCGGTGCCTGGCCCACCGCCGCCTCCGCGGGCGGTGGCCGTCGGCCGGGCGGCTGGCCCACGGCGGCCGCCGCGGGCAGCGGTCAGCAGCCTTCGGCCGCCCCGCCGCAGGCGCCCGCGCCCGCGTCCACCCCCGCCTCCGCACCCACGCCTGCGGCCTCCGCCCCCGCGGCGGCCCCGCCTCCGGGCTCCCTGGACCCGCGGATGCTCTGGCCGAACATCCTGGAGTCGGTCAAGAACCGCCGCCGCTTCACCTGGATCCTGCTCAGCCAGAACGCCCAGGTCACCGGCTTCGACGGCACCACGCTCCAGATCGGCTTCGTCAACGCCGGCGCCCGCGACAACTTCACGAGCAGCGGCAGCGAGGACGTGCTGCGCCAGGCGCTGGCCGAGCAGTTCAACGTGCAGTGGAAGATCGACGCCGTCGTCGACCCGTCCGGCGGCTCGGCACCGGCGCCCTCAGGCGGCAGCTCCGGCTTCGGCGGTGGCGGTCACGGCGGCGGCACCGCTCAGCACGGTGGCGGCGGAGCCGGTGGGTACGGCGCCTCGGCCCCCGCGCCCGCCCCGAGCCCGGCTCCCTCCTCCTCGGCCTCGTCCGCTCCCCAGTCCCGGCCGTCCGCCCGGAGCGCGGCCCCGGCACCCCAGCCGGCGCCCGCCCCCGAGCGGCCCCCGGTCTCCATCGAGGACGACATCCCCGCGGACGACGACCCCGATCTCGACGAGTCGGCCCTCTCCGGTCACGACCTGATCGTGCGGGAGCTGGGGGCCACCGTGCTGGACGAGTTCTCCAACGAGTAG
- a CDS encoding SDR family oxidoreductase — MKIAVLGGTGLIGSQVVEKLRAAGHDAVPHSLSTGVDVITGEGLQEAVDGADVVVNLTNSPTFDDASVEFFRTSMDNLLAAAAEGGVGHVAILSIVGTDEVPELVYYRAKTLQEDILKGGPLPYSIVRATQFMEFVEPVMSWTTEGDTVRLPPTPLQPIAAQDVSDAVTEVAAAPPLNATRDIAGPDVFPLDELGRITLAARPDGRTVVTDDTAGIFAAVPGDALIAKGDALIAPTHYRDWLS; from the coding sequence GTGCTCGGCGGTACCGGCCTCATCGGTTCACAGGTCGTGGAGAAGCTCAGGGCGGCCGGACACGACGCCGTACCGCACTCGCTGTCCACCGGTGTGGACGTCATCACCGGCGAGGGCCTTCAGGAGGCGGTCGACGGCGCCGACGTCGTCGTCAACCTGACGAACTCCCCGACCTTCGACGACGCCTCCGTGGAGTTCTTCCGGACCTCGATGGACAACCTCCTGGCCGCCGCTGCCGAAGGAGGCGTCGGGCACGTCGCCATCCTGTCGATCGTCGGTACGGACGAGGTGCCCGAGCTGGTCTACTACCGGGCCAAGACGCTCCAGGAGGACATCCTCAAGGGCGGGCCGCTCCCGTACTCGATCGTCCGCGCCACCCAGTTCATGGAGTTCGTCGAACCGGTCATGTCCTGGACCACCGAGGGCGACACCGTCCGCCTGCCCCCGACCCCGCTCCAGCCGATCGCCGCGCAGGACGTCTCCGACGCCGTCACCGAGGTCGCCGCGGCCCCTCCTCTGAACGCCACGCGCGACATCGCCGGACCCGACGTCTTCCCCCTCGACGAACTCGGCCGCATCACCCTGGCCGCCCGCCCCGACGGCCGCACCGTCGTCACCGACGACACCGCCGGAATCTTCGCCGCCGTCCCGGGCGACGCCCTCATCGCCAAGGGAGACGCCCTGATCGCCCCTACTCACTACCGGGACTGGCTCTCCTGA